One window of Catharus ustulatus isolate bCatUst1 chromosome 3, bCatUst1.pri.v2, whole genome shotgun sequence genomic DNA carries:
- the AKAP12 gene encoding A-kinase anchor protein 12 isoform X1, with amino-acid sequence MGAGSSTEPAAPQDGAGATAETPSTPPEPLPAEDAAEPQPPAEPAKALNASLPVPDVSEDNVKHDASPQEQLQLGAATASKELDGQQSEAASPLQEPSGEQTESAGTEVGQTEHSSVTLKEDTETMETNPSDSGTKDSVDAEKEDSIKQLPALEEVAEDQVAEPQSYDLGFKKVFKFVGFRFTVKKEKTGKSEPVQLLTVKKETQVPEGADDQKEVNSEEAAVPEDVLSAEDNTKETLKNEKTEDEPPKIPEANETCSQATALATETASPLRKLFTQGWTGFRKKKSFRKPKEDEQQSPVKEEEKEKEGTTLTTEISEKEEQPESEKQDEERNVTAVTVEAHEKEHAEGETQESEKTSAAIGVEASEKKEVVKHDEQGQKEDLAAAAVKESAEGKKDEDDQERKLVEVSESLGREEEETEEGEKESEVTEKPLKPKSVVPLVTESVNGELKTSSEVLPVGEKLESIEKCEIDHRTEIASEETFEIGSVAEEVSSDQLKPEGSEESKSVLLGKETSDEKTEEAELKTSPTAGDVAQGEALDRTTEKKESEEHETKSPLSAPESKSFSTSEHSVDTEDNQQSIKPTDEGLQGKPDTDTTDTVKSDEATVEITSEEAAGKRPPESITNEAELLSSQEKAKLQGSPLKKLFTGTGLKKLSGKKQKGKREESKLGEQGEPIQHLSDSPDSPEEQKGESSASSPEEVNEVPSLEKSAEGMQVTESEDATIPDVERKRETVTPWASFKKMVTPKKRVRRPSESDKEEEIDKTKSVAVSATENVVDENQGEIKENGIDQKPEKITEEPKRKVDTSVSWETFICVGSSKKRARKSSSSDEESQKVEESGQSKETATDGVLTSSQESDQGQGNSSPEQAGSPSESEGISTWESFKRLVTPRRRSKTRMEEKSEDSVVGSSLEHSTSDGEPGKDESWVPFRKLMPGRRKKKSDGKPEPAHLKQAREDMAETAEEDSDIPAVVPLSEYEAAEQEKMEAQRVKDAEAMREQTSEENRAEKLEETLRMEQGSEGLVHAVAVTVVEEERVVSSIEERSPSWISAALTECIEQAREEEEKEIQKAAELGVTVEDAVVAAKTVPETRKDVSDDATASELELTSEAVTALETAEASCAEETMEASLAEETTEMVSAVSQLLETPDTTEEATPVQEVEATEQNLKELDKQTQKVLHEVAERVKSDVTQLVSERAVAETVITTAQGLESEVKGGAKDGSIVDQETVLLEQSLENEHKEDGPQQSAESIQGQNRVEDTVLPTGSEKSEIPSVMEKSTERHQEYVEDHKEVNEVQRRGEETLSHAEEFNSIEAIIPKEELSAKRKPSEQEKLPVTELTLNGTRDECALEGKPTVQDKTEDETSSLGLTAEKPVQLGGEGRTLTVGPEYTVVPVKTEKQDGIPDSEEQVCTKGGPSRTPVLREEDDAVLNGIKSTEVTVPEVLLQSKEKTSAIPSKTDDSEADAEQSVSNGSDRDFAAKHSVAITEPQCRDKTTETPSKSDEAKGGKAESAVLKSETQLESTSVVTEAPMQIEAHGASNLASTCPEIVENGSAVITDISPKKCETPSSLAGEETVGKGQELVETLNCQGFQKEDKKNEQLLEGAKEAFACGKQEAVRHDECSTAVQQEEGSDSAFAQAESLGALKTPVAVAAAAGGEHVVAETATHTDVTAKTAQPLATTPEQMVSQEVPVSNIDCSGCGTAELGGVEATKPGVTCASMNGVSEEQEQPQSTEQAEHNGIPSSHSLSPSHPEFQKHVVQSVIIESQSTEIVLNAIQSAVHKLAETEELAALESEQSIKSIGKSPSDTIVPELLGSTQVDQQLPVKGEEMQSKEQELKQPGIVKTTTLTESAEIHATVEKTKDMPLTSMILKDRQSQNSLTVIASPEDISRGSVTLQKSILEQSTSEDSTKDTLDIHTPQLREKEVGYIMEISDQHTGQQTCRESEQPYHPPVEDGKMQMWEDDSCQEGTSCDRQSQNSVALTP; translated from the exons GCTTTAAATGCAAGTTTACCAGTACCTGATGTTAGTGAAGACAATGTGAAGCACGATGCTTCACCACAGGAACAGCtacagctgggagctgctaCAGCATCTAAAGAACTGGATGGGCAGCAGTCAGAGGCGGCTTCACCACTCCAAGAACCATCCGGAGAGCAAACGGAGTCTGCTGGAACAGAAG TTGGACAAACAGAACATTCCAGTGTAACCTTGAAGGAAGACACTGAAACTATGGAGACAAATCCATCTGACTCGGGCACCAAAGACAGTGTAGATGCTGAGAAGGAGGATTCAATTAAGCAGTTGCCAGCTTTGGAAGAAGTTGCAGAAGATCAGGTGGCAGAGCCACAGTCTTATGATCTGggttttaaaaaggtttttaaatttGTTGGGTTCAGATTCAcagtgaagaaggaaaagacaggaaaatcaGAACCGGTTCAGCTGCTTACtgtaaaaaaggaaacacaggTCCCTGAAGGAGCTGATGATCAAAAAGAAGTCAACtcagaagaagcagcagtgcctgaggaTGTACTCTCTGCAGAAGACAATACCAAAGAGacattgaaaaatgaaaaaacagaagatgAACCTCCTAAAATACCAGAAGCAAATGAGACTTGTTCTCAGGCAACTGCTTTGGCCACTGAAACTGCATCACCATTAAGAAAACTTTTTACTCAAGGATGGACTGGATTtagaaaaaagaagagtttcAGGAAACCTAAGGAAGATGAGCAACAGTCTCCTGTgaaagaagaggagaaagaaaaagaggggaCAACATTAACAACAGAAATCAGTGAAAAGGAGGAGCAACCTGAGTCTGAGAAGCAAGATGAAGAGAGGAATGTGACAGCAGTAACTGTTGAAGCGCATGAAAAGGAGCACGCTGAAGGTGAAACACAGGAGTCAGAAAAGACTTCAGCAGCCATAGGAGTAGAAGcaagtgaaaagaaagaggTAGTCAAGCATGATGAGCAGGGACAAAAAGAggacctggcagcagcagctgtaaaaGAAagtgcagaggggaaaaaagatgaaGATGATCAAGAAAGGAAACTAGTGGAAGTCTCGGAAAGTCTTGgtagagaggaagaagaaactgaagaaggagagaaagaaagtgaGGTGACAGAGAAACCACTAAAACCAAAGTCAGTGGTACCTCTTGTCACTGAGAGTGTGAATGGAGAATTGAAAACATCCTCAGAAGTCCTACCTGTAGGAGAAAAACTGGAGTCAATAGAGAAGTGTGAAATAGATCACAGAACTGAAATAGCCTCTGAAGAGACATTTGAAATAGGATCTGTGGCAGAGGAAGTTTCTAGTGATCAACTTAAACCTGAAGGAAGTGAAGAAAGCAAATCCGTTCTACTTGGGAAAGAGACGTCAGatgaaaaaacagaggaagCAGAATTGAAAACATCACCCACAGCAGGTGATGTTGCACAGGGAGAAGCTCTGGATAGAaccacagagaagaaagaaagtgAAGAACATGAAACAAAGTCACCTCTGAGTGCTCCTGAATCAAAGTCCTTTTCCACTTCTGAACATTCAGTCGACACAGAGGATAATCAACAGTCAATCAAACCCACTGATGAAGGACTACAGGGAAAACCTGACACAGATACAACTGATACTGTCAAATCAGATGAAGCAACCGTGGAAATAACTTCTGAAGAGGCAGCTGGAAAGAGGCCTCCAGAAAGTATCACAAATGAAGCAGAACTCCTGTCTTCTCAAGAAAAGGCTAAACTACAAGGCAGCCCTTTAAAGAAACTCTTTACAGGTACTGGATTGAAAAAACTGTCTGGAAAGAAGCAAAAAGGTAAAAGAGAAGAATCTAAGTTAGGGGAACAGGGTGAACCAATTCAACACTTATCAGATTCCCCAGATAGCCCGGAGGAACAAAAGGGGGAGAGTTCTGCTTCTTCTCCTGAGGAGGTGAATGAAGTTCCCTCTTTGGAAAAATCTGCAGAAGGAATGCAGGTCACTGAAAGTGAAGATGCCACAATTCCAGATGTGGAGCGAAAAAGAGAAACTGTTACACCTTGGGCATCATTTAAAAAGATGGTGACTCCCAAGAAACGCGTCAGAAGGCCTTCTGAAAGCgataaagaagaagaaattgatAAGACAAAGAGTGTAGCAGTATCTGCAACTGAAAATGTTGTTGATGAAAACCAgggagaaataaaggaaaacgGGATTGACCAGAAACCAGAGAAAATTACAGAAGAGCCCAAAAGAAAAGTTGACACCTCTGTGTCTTGGGAAACTTTTATATGTGTAGGCTCTTCAAAGAAAAGAGCCAGAAAGTCATCATCATCTGATGAAGAAAGCCAAAAAGTAGAAGAGTCTGGACAGAGCAAAGAAACAGCAACAGATGGAGTTCTTACTAGCTCTCAGGAGAGTGATCAAGGACAAGGGAATTCTTCCCCAGAACAAGCTGGAAGCCCATCTGAAAGTGAAGGCATTTCAACATGGGAATCATTTAAAAGGTTAGTTACTCCAAGAAGGAGATCCAAAACcagaatggaagaaaaaagtgaagaCTCTGTTGTGGGATCTAGCCTGGAGCATTCAACATCGGATGGTGAGCCTGGAAAAGATGAATCTTGGGTTCCTTTTAGAAAACTGATGCCTGGGCGTAGGAAGAAAAAGTCAGATGGAAAACCAGAACCAGCTCATCTTaaacaagcaagagaagacatggcagaaacagctgaagaagattctgatattccagctgttgttcctttatctgagtatgaagcagcagaacaggaaaagatggaagcCCAACGAGTGAAGgatgctgaagcaatgagagaacaaacctcagaggaaaacagagcagaaaagttAGAGGAGACTCTGAGGATGGAGCAAGGATCTGAAGGGCTGGTACATGCagttgctgttactgttgtggaagaagaaagggtggtgagcagcattgaggagagatcaccatcatggatatctgctgctctgacagagtgcattgagcaggcaagagaagaggaagagaaagaaattcagaaagcagctgaactgggtgttactgtggaggatgcaGTGGTAGctgctaagacagtgccagagacCAGAAAGGATGTAAGTGATGATGccacagcaagtgaactggagctaacctctgaagcagtgactgctctggagacagcagaagcttcctgtGCTGAAGAAACAATGGAAGCATCCCTTGCTGAAGAGACAACTGAGATGGTTTCTGCTGTTTCACAGTTGTTAGAAACCCCAGATACTACAGAGGAAGCTACACCAGTTCAAGAAGTAGAGGCCACTGAACAAAATTTGAAAGAATTGGacaaacagacacaaaaagtTCTTCATGAAGTTGCTGAAAGAGTCAAGTCAGATGTAACACAGCTGGTTAGTGAAAGAGCTGTAGCAGAAACTGTAATTACAACAGCACAGGGACTTGAGTCAGAAGTGAAAGGTGGTGCTAAAGATGGGAGCATTGTAGACCAGGAAACTGTTCTGCTTGAACAGTCCTTGGAAAATGAACACAAAGAAGATGGCCCCCAGCAAAGTGCAGAGAGCATTCAGGGCCAAAACAGAGTTGAAGATACTGTTTTACCTACAGGATCAGAGAAAAGTGAAATACCTTCTGTGATGGAAAAAAGCACGGAAAGACATCAAGAATATGTTGAAGATCATAAAGAAGTAAATGAagtgcagaggagaggagaggaaactTTATCACATGCCGAAGAGTTTAACAGCATCGAAGCCATCATTCCCAAGGAAGAGCTGTCTGCAAAGCGGAAGCCTTCAGAACAAGAGAAACTGCCTGTAACAGAGTTGACACTGAATGGGACAAGAGATGAATGTGCTCTAGAAGGAAAACCTACA GTTCAGGACAAGACAGAGGATGAAACCTCATCCTTGGGGCTAACAGCTGAAAAGCCTGTGCAGCTTGGAGGAGAGGGCAGAACGCTTACTGTGGGACCAGAGTATACTGTGGTCCCtgttaaaactgaaaaacaagatGGAATTCCTGACTCAGAAGAGCAGGTTTGTACTAAAGGAGGGCCTAGCAGGACACCTGTCCTGAGAGAGGAAGATGATGCTGTGCTCAACGGAATAAAAAGCACAGAAGTCACTGTGCCTGAGGTTCTActgcagagcaaggaaaaaactTCTGCCATTCCTTCAAAAACAGATGACTCAGAAGCAGATGCTGAGCAGAGTGTGAGCAATGGGTCTGACAGAGACTTTGCAGCAAAACATTCTGTGGCCATCACAGAGCCACAATGCAGGGACAAAACAACTGAAACTCCCTCCAAGAGTGACGAAGCAAAAGGTGGCAAAGCGGAAAGTGCTGTGCTCAAATCTGAAACACAGCTGGAGAGCACTTCTGTTGTTACTGAGGCTCCTATGCAGATTGAAGCACATGGGGCATCTAATTTAGCATCAACATGCCCAGAGATTGTTGAAAATGGAAGTGCTGTTATCACTGATATAAGTCCTAAGAAATGCGAAACACCCAGCAGCTTGGCTGGAGAAGAGACTGTGGGAAAAGGACAAGAACTCGTAGAAACCTTGAACTGTCAAGGCTTTCAGaaagaagataagaaaaatGAGCAATTGCTGGAAGGAGCCAAAGAAGCATTTGCATGTGGAAAACAGGAAGCTGTGAGGCATGATGAATGTTCAACTGCTGTCCAGCAAGAGGAAGGCTCTGACTCAGCCTTTGCACAGGCTGAAAGCTTAGGGGCTCTGAAAACACCTGTGGCTgtagcagctgcagcaggtggagAGCATGTCGTGGCAGAAACTGCGACACACACAGACGTGACAGCCAAAACTGCACAGCCCTTGGCAACCACACCAGAGCAAATGGTTTCTCAAGAGGTCCCAGTTTCTAATATTGACTGTTCAGgctgtgggactgcagagcttGGTGGTGTGGAGGCAACCAAGCCTGGAGTAACTTGTGCTTCTATGAATGGAGTATCAGAAGAgcaagagcagccccagagcacagagcaagcCGAACACAATGGTATTCCTTCCAGTCACAGTCTGTCTCCCAGCCACCCAGAATTTCAGAAGCATGTCGTTCAGTCTGTGATCATAGAgtcccagagcacagaaattGTATTGAATGCCATCCAGTCAGCTGTTCACAAACttgcagaaacagaagaattGGCTGCCCTTGAGTCAGAGCAGAGCATTAAGTCCATAGGGAAAAGCCCATCAGATACAATTGTACCTGAACTTCTGGGAAGTACGCAGGTAGATCAACAGCTTCCAGTAAAAGGGGAAGAGATGCAAAGTAAAGAACAAGAGCTCAAGCAACCAGGAATAGTGAAAACTACTACCTTAACTGAGTCTGCAGAAATTCATGCAACTGTGGAAAAAACAAAGGACATGCCTTTAACTTCTATGATCTTGAAAGATAGACAGAGTCAGAATTCTTTAACAGTCATAGCAAGCCCTGAAGACATTTCAAGGGGAAGTGTGACACTTCAGAAATCAATCCTAGAACAAAGTACTTCAGAAGATTCAACCAAAGACACCCTAGACATACACACACCACAATTAAGGGAGAAAGAGGTTGGGTACATTATGGAAATCTCAGACCAACATACAGGACAGCAAACATGCAGAGAAAGTGAACAACCATATCATCCACCAGTGGAGGACGGGAAAATGCAAATGTGGGAAGATGACAGTTGTCAAGAAGGAACATCTTGCGATAGACAAAGTCAGAACTCAGTGGCTCTGACGCCTTGA